The following are encoded in a window of Armatimonadota bacterium genomic DNA:
- a CDS encoding gluconolactonase, whose protein sequence is MRLAAPTALALILLTLCPRVHAQTYPLGPDSMVQVGVPHGTVTHSTFTSKTVFPGTVRDCWVYVPAEYDGKTPACLMVFQDGGWFADTNSSFRVPVVCDNLIYHHQMPVTIVVMVNPGVVPAANSHALARYNRSLEYDSMSGRYVRFLNEELLPALIGKYHISSDPSDRAIGGISSGGSCAFTAAWERPDCFRRVLSFVGSFTDLRGADRYPSLIRKSAPRPIRVFMQDATHDLDIYPGSWYLNAQSIADALRYSGYAVKFVVGSGGHDGIQGGAIMPDALRWLWRGYPDAVRAAATSPQHDTDALMPRRAWSRVSSAGFAAGAVASAPDGSLYLAVRSGGIERFNPQGKPAGWLVRAGNYTALACKADGVVVGALNRSIVEIDGNGNRRTVARGFTAGGLVANHAGDIYASDPGHATIWLIPEHGHATAAVKGANEAGALALSPDQTLLLAASRSPGRYIWSYQIGQEGQLHFGQPYFDLFVRHDHPEDTVSALTTLTDGELVATTPAGLDLFDQAGRTTGVVPLPARKGAAGAAFCGGNGQTLVAVAADGAVYIWPTQIAGAMPFATPSEPAAPIL, encoded by the coding sequence ATGAGGCTCGCCGCACCGACTGCTCTCGCACTGATTCTGCTGACGCTTTGTCCGCGAGTGCATGCTCAAACCTATCCGCTCGGCCCGGACTCGATGGTCCAGGTCGGCGTGCCTCACGGCACCGTGACGCACAGCACGTTCACCAGCAAAACGGTGTTTCCGGGCACAGTTCGCGACTGCTGGGTCTACGTTCCCGCAGAATATGACGGCAAAACGCCGGCGTGCCTGATGGTTTTTCAGGATGGCGGCTGGTTTGCCGATACAAACAGCAGCTTTCGGGTTCCAGTGGTGTGCGATAACCTGATCTACCACCACCAGATGCCTGTGACGATCGTGGTGATGGTGAACCCAGGCGTGGTTCCGGCAGCGAACTCACACGCCCTGGCGCGATACAATCGCAGCCTGGAATACGACTCCATGAGTGGTCGGTACGTCCGGTTTCTGAACGAGGAGCTGCTGCCGGCGCTTATCGGCAAGTACCATATCAGCTCAGACCCGAGCGACCGAGCGATTGGCGGCATCAGTTCCGGCGGCAGCTGCGCGTTTACCGCTGCCTGGGAGCGGCCCGACTGCTTCCGGCGCGTCCTATCGTTCGTCGGGAGCTTCACCGACCTGCGAGGCGCCGATCGCTACCCGAGTCTGATCCGCAAGAGCGCTCCGAGGCCAATTCGAGTCTTCATGCAAGACGCTACTCACGATCTGGACATCTACCCAGGCAGTTGGTACTTGAACGCCCAGAGCATCGCCGACGCATTACGCTATTCCGGCTACGCGGTGAAGTTTGTGGTGGGCAGCGGCGGCCACGATGGCATTCAGGGTGGTGCGATAATGCCCGACGCACTGCGGTGGCTATGGCGCGGCTACCCGGACGCAGTTCGGGCCGCAGCCACGTCGCCGCAACATGATACCGATGCACTGATGCCCCGCCGGGCCTGGTCGAGGGTAAGCTCGGCCGGGTTCGCAGCCGGGGCCGTGGCCTCCGCACCGGATGGCAGCCTCTACCTGGCGGTTCGGAGCGGCGGTATCGAACGGTTCAACCCGCAAGGTAAGCCAGCCGGCTGGCTGGTGCGAGCGGGTAACTATACCGCTCTCGCATGCAAGGCCGATGGAGTCGTGGTTGGTGCATTGAACCGGTCCATCGTTGAGATCGACGGAAACGGTAACCGCCGCACGGTAGCCAGGGGATTTACCGCTGGAGGACTCGTGGCAAACCATGCCGGCGACATCTATGCATCAGACCCCGGGCACGCGACCATCTGGCTCATTCCGGAACATGGTCACGCCACAGCCGCGGTTAAGGGCGCAAACGAAGCGGGCGCGCTCGCGCTAAGTCCCGACCAGACGCTGCTTCTGGCCGCGTCCCGGTCTCCGGGCCGATACATCTGGTCGTACCAGATAGGGCAGGAGGGACAGCTTCATTTCGGCCAGCCGTACTTCGATCTGTTCGTAAGGCACGATCATCCGGAGGACACAGTATCGGCTCTCACCACGCTGACGGATGGCGAACTGGTGGCAACCACGCCCGCTGGTTTGGATCTCTTTGACCAGGCGGGACGCACAACCGGAGTCGTTCCACTTCCCGCCCGCAAGGGAGCTGCCGGAGCGGCGTTTTGCGGCGGAAACGGTCAAACGCTCGTGGCAGTTGCTGCAGACGGAGCGGTGTACATCTGGCCCACCCAGATTGCTGGAGCCATGCCGTTTGCAACTCCATCGGAACCTGCCGCGCCGATTCTCTAG
- a CDS encoding DUF2961 domain-containing protein, whose translation MEADGPGAICRIWTADPRSGAIRIRLDGSPEPVLDLPFAELFRLLPLSFGVGGEGELNSQRSRSERLAMGHTSYCPIPFRSHCLVTIDPADDYLYYHLDYLQLPDQTPVSSFDAAGLNKPEIARTAAVWQAAPPLAPAMRDVTVAPGESVEVTRYDGPGVITGLWIELPSDLSPTHMRHLWENMWIAGHFDDDEPRDPSIRAPLGPFFMNFGQQKLPTSTFIGTTGVAAGWCRFAMPHSHRATLTLQNRSILPVTCRIAETWEPLEAVTARSLFRFRATWHHETPHGPDHRDYGGVACRLLNLDGRDNVELLNARAAGHFVGTAFEVDMSDAPTDRAACEGDEMFYIDDDPERTLYGTGLEDYLNDAWGIRGYSGPVSGDDAEGPWNEGIRIYGYRFHASDPIPFHRHGRFTLEHGTGNNCSGVYRSVAYWYMDPGSAHIRSEERRWEEQRNA comes from the coding sequence ATGGAGGCTGATGGCCCCGGGGCTATCTGCCGCATCTGGACCGCCGATCCACGGTCTGGCGCAATCCGCATCCGTCTGGATGGATCACCGGAGCCGGTTCTTGACTTACCATTCGCAGAACTCTTTCGGCTGCTGCCGTTGAGTTTCGGTGTAGGCGGCGAAGGTGAACTCAACTCGCAGCGCTCGCGCTCCGAACGGCTTGCGATGGGGCACACAAGTTACTGCCCCATCCCATTCCGCAGCCACTGTCTCGTAACTATCGACCCTGCCGATGACTATCTCTACTACCATCTGGACTACCTGCAACTGCCAGACCAAACACCGGTTTCCAGCTTTGACGCAGCCGGCCTTAACAAGCCGGAGATAGCCCGGACTGCAGCAGTCTGGCAAGCTGCGCCGCCATTGGCGCCTGCGATGCGCGACGTAACCGTGGCGCCCGGCGAGTCGGTTGAGGTGACCCGCTATGACGGCCCCGGAGTAATAACCGGTCTTTGGATCGAGCTGCCGTCGGATCTAAGTCCGACGCACATGCGCCACCTTTGGGAAAACATGTGGATTGCCGGACACTTTGATGACGACGAACCACGCGATCCTTCCATCCGGGCGCCACTCGGTCCGTTCTTCATGAACTTTGGCCAGCAGAAGTTGCCGACCTCAACGTTCATCGGTACTACGGGAGTGGCCGCTGGGTGGTGTCGCTTCGCCATGCCGCACTCACATCGCGCCACTCTGACCCTTCAGAACCGAAGCATCCTGCCGGTAACCTGCAGGATCGCGGAGACCTGGGAACCCCTGGAGGCTGTTACGGCGCGAAGCCTCTTCCGATTCCGTGCCACATGGCACCACGAAACTCCTCACGGCCCCGACCATCGCGACTACGGCGGCGTGGCTTGTCGCCTGCTCAATCTGGATGGTCGCGACAACGTGGAGCTCCTGAATGCGCGCGCGGCCGGACACTTTGTCGGCACCGCATTCGAGGTGGATATGAGCGATGCGCCCACGGACCGCGCTGCCTGCGAGGGCGATGAGATGTTCTACATCGACGATGACCCCGAAAGGACGCTTTACGGTACGGGCCTCGAGGATTACCTCAACGACGCGTGGGGTATCCGAGGCTATTCCGGTCCGGTTTCGGGCGATGACGCCGAAGGACCGTGGAACGAGGGGATCAGGATCTACGGTTACCGCTTCCATGCATCTGATCCGATTCCATTTCACCGACACGGACGGTTTACGCTGGAGCACGGCACCGGCAACAACTGCAGCGGCGTCTACCGCAGCGTAGCGTACTGGTATATGGATCCAGGGTCTGCGCATATCCGTTCCGAGGAGCGGCGGTGGGAAGAACAGCGAAACGCTTAG
- a CDS encoding DUF899 family protein — MEAINADARDASVAGELEALDAQIAALRKRQTELRRLHSAMTMSNYTFRDKSDGPVTLLQLFGDRSDLLVVHNMGQRCNYCSLWADGLNGVLPHILRRTAFAVSSPDSPEEMSAISARRGWQFPMVSIAGTTFAADCGFLDDEGMVWPGVSSFHREPHHGVHRISSATFGPGDEFCAIWHLFDLLQEGAAGWEPH; from the coding sequence ATGGAAGCAATAAACGCCGATGCGCGCGACGCCTCGGTCGCTGGGGAACTGGAAGCGCTAGACGCACAAATAGCGGCTCTTAGGAAGCGCCAGACCGAATTGCGCCGACTGCACTCGGCGATGACCATGAGTAACTACACGTTCCGCGACAAGTCTGATGGCCCGGTAACGCTCCTCCAGCTCTTTGGTGATCGGTCCGACTTGCTTGTTGTTCACAACATGGGCCAGCGCTGTAACTACTGTTCGCTCTGGGCGGACGGTCTGAATGGCGTATTGCCCCACATCCTGAGGAGGACGGCGTTCGCCGTCTCTTCGCCAGACTCACCCGAGGAGATGAGCGCCATATCGGCTCGTCGCGGCTGGCAGTTTCCCATGGTGTCCATTGCCGGAACCACCTTCGCCGCGGACTGTGGGTTCCTCGACGATGAGGGAATGGTCTGGCCCGGCGTTTCGTCGTTTCATCGCGAGCCCCATCACGGCGTACACCGTATCTCCAGCGCAACGTTTGGTCCGGGAGACGAGTTCTGCGCAATCTGGCATCTCTTTGACCTGCTGCAAGAGGGTGCTGCGGGCTGGGAGCCGCACTAG
- a CDS encoding response regulator transcription factor: MPEPLRVLIADDFDLLRQMLAAHINAEPDMVVCGEAMDGSEAISLAESLAPDVVLMDLSMPLVNGTEACAAILRARPETAIILLTSHTHLLSVARAAGAVDALPKNCSPSDVTEAVRRAAAEIVALRLEANLAEPDRTMVRLGRRMGLSALELAVARKLVGSELGTDAIAEVLTAEMEAPVSTGAVRHATERVMTKLNVEPRTRYTLVKQIMDAAAAD; the protein is encoded by the coding sequence ATGCCGGAACCGTTACGCGTTCTCATTGCCGATGACTTCGATCTGCTGCGCCAGATGTTGGCGGCGCACATCAACGCCGAGCCCGACATGGTTGTGTGCGGCGAGGCGATGGATGGCAGCGAAGCCATCTCATTGGCAGAGAGTTTAGCGCCGGACGTCGTCCTCATGGACCTCTCTATGCCTCTGGTGAATGGAACTGAGGCGTGCGCGGCTATTCTGCGGGCACGGCCAGAAACCGCGATCATCCTTCTGACTTCACATACGCACCTGCTCTCCGTGGCGCGGGCCGCCGGCGCCGTAGATGCGCTACCCAAAAACTGCAGCCCGAGTGATGTTACCGAAGCAGTGAGGCGTGCCGCAGCCGAGATAGTGGCGTTGCGCCTTGAGGCAAACCTGGCGGAACCGGATCGCACTATGGTAAGGTTGGGCCGAAGGATGGGGCTCTCGGCTCTCGAGCTTGCGGTAGCTCGCAAACTGGTCGGCAGCGAATTAGGCACCGACGCGATCGCGGAGGTGCTCACCGCAGAGATGGAAGCGCCTGTTTCTACCGGAGCGGTTCGGCATGCCACCGAGCGCGTTATGACCAAACTCAACGTTGAACCGCGGACTCGGTATACACTTGTCAAACAGATTATGGATGCCGCAGCTGCCGACTGA
- a CDS encoding AAA family ATPase yields the protein MDLMDLADAAALVHVSAQTLRNYIREGQLTSYPSGRRLRVDRAELESVFARVGTPEPAVRGAPRIFSVCNHKGGVGKTTTASTLAWLLAERGPTLMIDADPQAHLTQVYGIDSDKLEKTLYEILVKGMPIQEVMQPVANMGTASGPETSALPLPPSLYIVGSNLELADTTLQVTGRPWWVNLLRNALKPILPEFDYVVIDCPPSLDAITCNAIAASTDVIVPVDMGAFSLRGTVKLLDIVRHVAEQLPEQPTHRFLACRVESNQFSDDVLDQLWRHYGSRVYHTVIRKAVDVSRAQMYRQPLPALFPNNPATQDYEALVKEILDA from the coding sequence ATGGACCTGATGGACCTGGCCGATGCGGCCGCACTGGTCCATGTGAGCGCCCAGACCTTGCGCAACTACATCCGCGAGGGTCAGCTTACGAGCTATCCAAGCGGCCGGCGTCTCCGCGTCGATCGGGCGGAGCTCGAAAGCGTGTTCGCCCGCGTTGGTACGCCAGAGCCGGCCGTACGCGGGGCGCCTCGCATTTTTTCGGTTTGCAACCATAAGGGCGGAGTGGGCAAAACGACCACGGCATCCACTCTGGCATGGCTCCTGGCTGAGCGTGGTCCCACGCTGATGATCGATGCCGATCCGCAAGCTCACCTCACGCAGGTTTATGGCATCGACAGCGACAAACTGGAGAAGACGCTCTACGAAATCCTGGTCAAGGGCATGCCGATTCAGGAAGTGATGCAGCCCGTAGCGAATATGGGTACCGCATCCGGTCCCGAGACCTCCGCGCTGCCGTTGCCACCGTCGCTCTACATCGTAGGCAGTAACCTGGAGCTGGCAGATACCACACTTCAGGTGACGGGTCGCCCCTGGTGGGTCAACCTCCTGCGCAATGCGTTGAAGCCGATTCTGCCGGAATTCGACTATGTCGTCATCGATTGTCCGCCGAGCCTGGATGCGATAACCTGCAATGCCATAGCAGCTTCAACCGACGTCATTGTTCCGGTAGATATGGGCGCATTCAGCCTGCGTGGCACCGTCAAGCTCCTGGATATTGTACGGCACGTGGCTGAACAGTTGCCCGAGCAGCCGACACATCGCTTCCTGGCTTGCCGCGTGGAATCGAATCAGTTTAGCGACGACGTGCTGGATCAACTCTGGAGGCACTACGGGTCGCGCGTCTACCATACCGTTATACGAAAGGCGGTGGACGTGAGCCGAGCGCAGATGTACCGGCAGCCACTGCCGGCCCTGTTCCCCAATAACCCGGCGACACAGGATTACGAGGCGTTGGTGAAGGAGATACTGGATGCGTAA